The Anabaena sp. WA102 genome contains a region encoding:
- a CDS encoding heterocyst differentiation related protein codes for MSESMAFIGGVAVAGLAALVLLKGTNTPISSNFAVSPQMPGTVMAPQVMQYPPNYGQPVYSNQPPTAPNSDQRLEMEKLKMNMQIEKLKTDNEQLKLQNQQFQVQAQSFTQQQWQLAQQANQQKMATLQQPEQNNWWSSPMLWAVGGATLTIGGGVVVAGVLSLFAPKQRPTRTVQVIHPYNGSTQSLNPVRRAEFLPSSPMESRRIETAEYDEMH; via the coding sequence ATGAGCGAAAGTATGGCATTTATTGGCGGAGTCGCAGTAGCTGGGTTAGCGGCTTTAGTCTTGCTGAAAGGGACAAATACCCCGATATCATCGAACTTTGCTGTCAGTCCCCAAATGCCTGGGACAGTCATGGCACCCCAGGTAATGCAGTATCCCCCTAATTACGGGCAACCTGTCTATTCTAATCAGCCCCCAACCGCTCCTAATTCTGATCAGCGGCTAGAAATGGAAAAGCTGAAAATGAATATGCAAATAGAGAAATTGAAAACTGACAATGAACAACTAAAGTTACAAAACCAACAATTCCAGGTACAAGCTCAAAGTTTTACGCAACAGCAGTGGCAATTAGCACAACAAGCTAATCAACAAAAAATGGCCACTTTACAACAACCTGAGCAAAATAATTGGTGGTCTTCACCTATGCTTTGGGCTGTGGGTGGTGCTACCTTGACTATTGGTGGTGGTGTTGTTGTCGCCGGTGTCTTATCTTTATTTGCACCAAAACAGCGTCCTACTCGTACTGTTCAGGTGATTCATCCCTACAATGGATCAACACAATCTTTAAATCCTGTGCGTCGTGCTGAGTTTTTACCATCTTCTCCCATGGAATCTAGAAGGATCGAAACCGCAGAATACGACGAAATGCACTAA
- the trpA gene encoding tryptophan synthase subunit alpha: protein MTAISHCFENLRRNQECALIPFITAGDPDLETTAQALQVLDNSGADIIELGVPYSDPLADGPVIQAAATRALERGTTLEQVLEMLKGISPSLRSPIILFTYYNPILHRGVDKFLRQIKDAGVAGLVVPDLPLEESAGLIKPAAEMGIDLTLLVAPTSSPERIEAIARASQGFIYLVSVTGVTGMRTQLQTRVGELLQQIRHVTDKPIGVGFGISEPEQAGQIKAWGADAAIVGSAMVKRLAEGTPEQGLDAIAQFCQSLKTAIRNPS, encoded by the coding sequence ATGACTGCTATTTCTCATTGCTTTGAAAATTTAAGACGGAATCAAGAGTGTGCGTTGATTCCTTTTATTACGGCTGGTGATCCGGATTTAGAAACTACTGCTCAGGCTTTGCAGGTTCTGGATAATTCTGGGGCGGATATTATTGAGTTGGGTGTACCCTATTCTGATCCTTTGGCTGATGGTCCGGTGATTCAGGCTGCGGCTACTCGCGCTTTGGAGAGGGGAACGACTTTAGAGCAGGTATTGGAGATGCTCAAGGGGATTAGTCCGAGTTTGCGATCGCCTATTATTTTATTTACCTATTACAATCCGATTTTACATCGAGGCGTTGATAAGTTTTTGAGGCAAATTAAAGATGCTGGGGTAGCAGGTTTAGTTGTGCCGGATTTGCCATTAGAAGAGTCCGCAGGGCTAATCAAACCAGCAGCAGAGATGGGGATAGATTTAACCTTATTGGTAGCTCCTACGAGTTCTCCCGAAAGAATAGAGGCGATCGCCCGTGCGTCTCAAGGATTTATCTATTTAGTCAGTGTTACTGGTGTCACGGGAATGCGAACCCAACTGCAAACGCGGGTTGGTGAACTGCTGCAACAAATCCGTCATGTTACAGATAAACCTATTGGTGTGGGGTTTGGAATTTCTGAGCCTGAGCAAGCAGGACAGATAAAAGCATGGGGGGCGGATGCGGCAATTGTCGGTAGTGCTATGGTGAAGCGACTGGCAGAAGGCACACCAGAGCAGGGATTAGATGCGATCGCTCAATTTTGCCAAAGTCTCAAAACAGCCATCAGAAACCCCTCTTAA
- the rplY gene encoding 50S ribosomal protein L25 — translation MAIALESKPRPEGSKPRALRRSGLIPANLYGHKGIESIALVLDAKVVERLLKQVTPNKTEIELSIPELEWTGTTVIRELQIHPAKGTPYHLSFFAGAKG, via the coding sequence ATGGCGATCGCACTCGAATCTAAACCCCGTCCCGAAGGTAGCAAACCCAGAGCTTTGCGCCGTTCAGGCTTAATTCCCGCCAACTTGTATGGTCACAAAGGAATTGAATCAATTGCTCTAGTTCTTGACGCTAAAGTTGTAGAACGCCTGCTCAAGCAAGTTACCCCCAACAAAACCGAAATCGAACTCAGCATTCCTGAATTGGAGTGGACTGGTACAACCGTAATCCGCGAACTTCAGATCCACCCAGCCAAAGGCACACCTTATCACCTAAGTTTTTTTGCTGGCGCTAAAGGCTAA
- the crcB gene encoding fluoride efflux transporter CrcB, which produces MLQQAEIRVPIAISLGAIAGALSRYYLTLWFTNRFGFSFPYGTFFINISGCLVMGFFATLAMEKTALISPEIKLIVATGFLGAYTTFSTFGLDTVGLLQRGNWLAAAGYFSGSTILGIISVQLGMVLARMFN; this is translated from the coding sequence ATGTTACAACAGGCAGAAATTCGTGTTCCCATTGCTATTAGTTTAGGGGCAATAGCTGGGGCTTTAAGTCGCTATTATTTAACTTTGTGGTTTACGAACCGCTTTGGTTTCAGTTTTCCCTATGGAACTTTTTTTATTAATATTAGCGGTTGTTTAGTAATGGGGTTTTTCGCAACTTTAGCTATGGAAAAAACAGCGCTGATTTCCCCAGAAATTAAGTTAATTGTCGCTACAGGATTTTTAGGTGCATATACTACTTTTTCTACTTTTGGTTTAGATACAGTTGGCTTGTTACAACGTGGTAATTGGTTAGCCGCTGCTGGTTATTTTTCAGGTAGTACAATCTTGGGAATTATCAGTGTGCAATTAGGGATGGTTCTTGCTAGAATGTTCAATTAA
- a CDS encoding adenylosuccinate synthase yields MANVIVIGAQWGDEGKGKITDLLSRSADVVVRYQGGVNAGHTIVVQGQTFKLHLIPSGILYPKTECIIGCGTVIDPQVLIKELEQLEQLNISTANLLISQTAHVTMPYHRMIDKASEEVRGNHKIGTTGRGIGPTYADKSERTGIRMLDLMDTDGLPEQLERTINYKNTILEKLYNLPPLNPQAVIEEYLGYAERLRPFVVDTSLKIYDAVLRRRNILFEGAQGTLLDLDHGTYPYVTSSNPVAGGACVGSGLGPTMIDRVIGVSKAYTTRVGEGPFPTELNGEIGDLLGDRGAEFGTTTGRKRRCGWFDAVIGRYAVRINGMDCMALTKLDVLDELEEINVCVAYEIDGERCEDFPTSARQFARCRPIYKTVPGWQVSTSHCRTLEELPQKALDYLKFLAELMKVPIAIVSLGASRDQTIIVEDPIHGPKRALLQPNGTPI; encoded by the coding sequence TTGGCTAACGTCATTGTCATAGGTGCCCAGTGGGGCGATGAAGGAAAAGGTAAAATAACTGACTTACTCAGCCGCTCCGCAGACGTGGTGGTACGTTATCAAGGGGGAGTTAACGCTGGGCATACAATCGTAGTCCAAGGTCAGACGTTTAAGCTGCACTTAATCCCCTCTGGTATTTTGTATCCAAAAACCGAATGTATCATTGGCTGTGGCACAGTCATAGATCCACAGGTTTTGATCAAAGAACTCGAACAACTAGAACAATTAAATATTTCTACGGCTAATCTGTTGATATCTCAGACGGCTCATGTCACCATGCCCTATCATCGCATGATTGACAAGGCATCCGAGGAAGTCCGGGGAAATCATAAAATCGGGACAACAGGTAGAGGCATTGGTCCCACCTACGCGGATAAATCGGAACGTACAGGCATCAGGATGTTAGACCTCATGGACACCGATGGACTGCCTGAGCAGTTAGAACGGACGATAAACTATAAAAATACCATTTTAGAAAAGCTGTATAATCTACCACCCTTGAATCCACAAGCAGTGATTGAGGAGTATTTAGGTTATGCAGAACGCTTGCGTCCTTTTGTCGTTGATACATCATTGAAAATCTACGATGCAGTTTTACGGCGACGAAATATTTTGTTTGAAGGCGCACAAGGGACATTGCTTGATCTGGATCATGGAACTTATCCCTACGTCACATCCTCCAACCCAGTCGCTGGTGGGGCTTGCGTTGGTAGTGGATTAGGTCCGACAATGATAGATCGGGTAATTGGTGTATCCAAAGCCTATACTACAAGAGTGGGAGAAGGTCCATTCCCCACAGAACTAAATGGCGAAATTGGGGACTTGCTAGGCGATCGCGGTGCAGAATTTGGCACAACTACAGGGCGTAAACGTCGCTGTGGTTGGTTTGATGCGGTTATCGGGCGTTATGCAGTCCGTATTAACGGCATGGATTGCATGGCACTCACTAAACTGGATGTTCTCGATGAACTAGAGGAAATCAATGTTTGTGTGGCTTATGAAATTGATGGTGAACGCTGCGAAGACTTCCCCACCAGCGCTCGTCAGTTCGCTCGTTGTCGTCCCATCTACAAAACTGTACCGGGGTGGCAAGTTTCAACAAGTCACTGTCGTACCCTGGAAGAGTTACCACAAAAAGCACTGGACTATCTGAAATTCTTAGCAGAATTAATGAAAGTGCCGATCGCAATTGTTTCCTTGGGAGCAAGTCGTGATCAAACTATCATTGTCGAAGACCCGATTCACGGTCCCAAACGCGCACTGTTACAACCCAACGGTACACCTATTTAG
- the rplU gene encoding 50S ribosomal protein L21 — MTYAIIETGGKQMKVEAGRFYDIELLTAEPDEKVTINAVLLVHHEGAVSIGQPLVEGATVEGTIMRHFRGRKVLVYKMKPKKKTRKKRGHRQEITRFLINSINLNGEVLAYEEAPTMAESPVINADFVEETAEES; from the coding sequence ATGACCTACGCGATTATTGAAACTGGCGGTAAGCAAATGAAAGTAGAAGCAGGTCGCTTTTACGACATTGAATTACTAACCGCTGAACCAGATGAAAAAGTTACCATCAACGCAGTATTACTTGTACACCACGAAGGCGCAGTTTCCATTGGACAACCTTTAGTAGAAGGTGCGACAGTGGAAGGGACAATTATGCGACATTTCAGAGGTCGCAAAGTCCTGGTGTATAAGATGAAACCTAAAAAGAAAACCCGCAAAAAACGGGGACATCGCCAGGAAATTACCAGATTTTTGATTAATTCTATCAATCTTAACGGTGAAGTTTTAGCTTACGAAGAAGCCCCAACGATGGCGGAAAGTCCCGTCATTAATGCTGATTTCGTGGAAGAAACCGCAGAAGAATCATAA
- a CDS encoding zinc metalloprotease HtpX, whose protein sequence is MGNQLKTAILLATLSGLLIAISYWVIGGTGGLVIGVGLAAATNLFSWYQSDKIALAVYNAQPVTAAEAPALYRIVQKLSTRANIPMPGVYIVPSPTANAFATGRDPEHAAVAVTAGILDILPQDELEGVIAHELTHIINRDTLTQAIAATVAGAISFLAQMLSYSMWFGGGSRDNERGGNPLGVLATVIFAPIAATVIQLAISRTREFSADAGAAKLTGNPRALARALQRLESTARQMPLNANPAFEPLLIIHPISGQFLGNLFSSHPATEARVEALLQLERQLISR, encoded by the coding sequence ATGGGAAATCAACTGAAAACTGCTATTTTACTAGCTACCCTAAGTGGCTTATTAATAGCAATTAGTTACTGGGTAATTGGTGGTACGGGGGGCTTAGTCATCGGAGTTGGGTTAGCAGCAGCGACTAACCTCTTCTCTTGGTATCAATCAGATAAGATTGCTTTAGCAGTATATAACGCCCAACCTGTCACCGCAGCAGAAGCACCAGCACTGTATCGTATCGTCCAAAAATTATCTACCCGTGCCAATATTCCCATGCCGGGAGTGTACATTGTTCCTAGTCCCACTGCCAATGCTTTTGCGACAGGACGAGATCCTGAACACGCGGCTGTGGCCGTCACCGCCGGGATTTTAGACATCCTCCCACAGGATGAATTAGAAGGCGTAATTGCCCACGAACTTACCCATATTATTAATCGTGATACCTTAACTCAAGCGATCGCCGCCACTGTCGCCGGTGCTATTTCTTTCCTGGCGCAGATGCTCAGTTATAGTATGTGGTTTGGTGGCGGTTCACGGGATAATGAAAGAGGTGGCAATCCTTTAGGTGTATTAGCTACAGTCATATTTGCGCCCATTGCTGCTACTGTGATTCAGTTGGCAATTTCCCGCACAAGAGAATTTTCGGCTGATGCTGGAGCAGCAAAATTAACAGGTAATCCTCGCGCATTAGCTAGAGCGTTACAACGGTTAGAATCCACAGCTAGACAAATGCCTTTGAATGCTAACCCAGCCTTTGAACCATTATTAATTATTCATCCCATTTCCGGTCAGTTTTTGGGAAATCTTTTCTCTAGTCACCCAGCAACTGAAGCAAGAGTAGAAGCTTTACTACAATTAGAACGGCAACTTATTAGTCGTTAA
- a CDS encoding aromatic ring-hydroxylating dioxygenase subunit alpha, which yields MVQTQSIINENSLTEILPGGSNPDAFELAEAWYPVHYLQDLDKSKPTPFTLLGKDIVIWWDQKNSSWQVFIDQCPHRLAPLSEGRINEDGLLECPYHGWSFAGDGSCQKIPQQVAGAKAETSPRACVPSLPTTEKQGLLFVYAGNPENAANTKVPVVEPIEAAPEGWVIMNTFRDVPYDALTLLENILDPSHIAFTHHLTVGNRANAAPLELEIVESGKHGFEGIWKQGLKAGQSGKLSTTFIAPGLMWHDINAEKGRILTVVYAVPIRKGECRIIARFPFKFKSKLPGFFIKIRPRWYVHIGQNGVLEDDQIFLHYQERYLADKGGSANFNKAFYLATKADTFVAELRKWVNQYHGETFPGESLPPLLLNKEGLLERYHSHTEKCASCRQALRRIQKLKFWCGVFTILALASSPLLAFLVETKSILFVITETFIPLLLGAAWWKLSQLEREFYEGRMIPPRNLPETKR from the coding sequence ATGGTGCAAACACAATCTATTATCAACGAGAATTCTTTAACAGAAATATTACCTGGAGGGAGTAACCCAGATGCTTTTGAATTAGCAGAAGCATGGTATCCAGTTCACTACCTTCAAGATTTAGATAAATCCAAACCCACACCTTTCACTCTTTTAGGTAAAGATATTGTCATTTGGTGGGATCAAAAAAACTCATCTTGGCAAGTATTTATAGATCAATGTCCTCACCGTCTTGCACCTCTTTCTGAAGGCAGAATTAATGAAGATGGATTGTTAGAATGTCCTTATCATGGTTGGTCATTTGCTGGAGATGGAAGTTGTCAAAAAATTCCCCAACAGGTTGCAGGTGCAAAAGCAGAAACCTCTCCCAGGGCTTGCGTACCATCTTTACCAACAACAGAAAAACAAGGATTATTATTTGTCTATGCTGGTAATCCAGAAAATGCTGCAAATACGAAAGTTCCTGTAGTTGAACCCATAGAAGCAGCACCGGAAGGATGGGTAATTATGAACACTTTTCGAGATGTTCCTTATGATGCTTTAACATTATTAGAAAATATCCTTGATCCTAGTCATATTGCCTTTACGCATCATCTGACAGTGGGAAATCGTGCCAATGCTGCACCTTTAGAATTAGAAATAGTTGAATCAGGAAAACATGGTTTTGAAGGGATTTGGAAACAAGGATTAAAAGCGGGACAATCGGGAAAACTTTCCACAACATTTATTGCCCCTGGTTTAATGTGGCATGATATTAATGCTGAAAAAGGCAGAATTTTAACCGTTGTTTATGCTGTCCCCATTCGCAAAGGTGAATGTCGGATCATTGCCCGTTTTCCTTTTAAGTTCAAGTCTAAACTACCAGGATTTTTTATTAAAATTCGCCCTCGTTGGTATGTTCATATTGGACAAAATGGCGTTTTAGAAGATGATCAAATTTTTCTCCATTATCAAGAACGTTATTTAGCGGATAAAGGTGGTAGTGCTAATTTCAATAAAGCCTTTTATCTGGCGACGAAAGCAGATACTTTTGTGGCTGAGTTACGTAAATGGGTAAATCAATATCATGGGGAAACATTTCCAGGGGAATCTTTACCACCACTTTTATTGAATAAGGAAGGATTGCTAGAAAGATATCATTCCCATACAGAAAAATGTGCTAGTTGTCGTCAGGCTTTAAGGAGAATTCAAAAGTTAAAATTCTGGTGTGGTGTTTTTACTATTCTGGCTTTAGCTAGTAGTCCTTTATTGGCTTTTTTGGTGGAAACAAAATCAATTCTATTTGTGATCACAGAAACATTTATTCCTCTTTTATTGGGTGCAGCTTGGTGGAAATTAAGTCAGTTGGAAAGGGAGTTTTATGAGGGGAGAATGATCCCTCCTCGTAATTTACCAGAGACAAAAAGATAG
- a CDS encoding DUF3007 family protein produces MRRIDAIGIGFGVFVAGGLAYVGLQGVGLDSQNAGIWSQVFLMAGLIGWLCTYIFRAIGNKMTYHQQREAYETAFLQKRLDELSPEELAKLQAKIEEEKESQV; encoded by the coding sequence ATGCGACGTATTGACGCAATTGGTATTGGCTTCGGCGTTTTTGTGGCTGGTGGCTTGGCTTATGTGGGTTTGCAAGGGGTGGGTTTAGATAGTCAGAATGCTGGTATCTGGAGTCAAGTTTTCTTGATGGCTGGCTTAATTGGCTGGTTATGCACCTATATTTTCCGAGCGATAGGGAATAAAATGACCTACCATCAACAACGGGAAGCTTATGAAACGGCTTTTTTGCAAAAGCGGCTTGATGAACTCTCTCCTGAAGAGTTAGCTAAACTGCAAGCGAAGATTGAAGAGGAAAAAGAATCTCAGGTTTAG
- the cruF gene encoding gamma-carotene 1'-hydroxylase CruF: MRQLVIVERVCLIGHIVSMVFGLVGILIVIPNAEQIISLSEFGQSVMQWSMAGGGVVYMILGAVGVFLYAYRTLGLGRVLGFLIPSVLISLASELLGTSTGFPFGHYSYLSGLGYKISGLVPFTIPLSWFYVGCVSYVLARAGLDVDKKPTLFRHVGAIVLGALLLTSWDFVLDPAMSQTSLPFWYWQQPGAFFGMPYQNFAGWMGTGSLFMTVAALLWSKNPIKLDNYQLNVPLLVYLGNFGFATVMSLAAGFSIPVLLGVALGVAPAVLLWFKGSNAPATVNIEASAKEVAVANVKVAFK; encoded by the coding sequence ATGAGACAACTTGTTATCGTCGAGCGCGTATGCCTAATTGGTCATATCGTTTCTATGGTATTTGGACTGGTGGGAATACTGATTGTTATTCCCAATGCTGAACAAATTATCAGCTTATCAGAGTTTGGACAAAGCGTCATGCAGTGGAGCATGGCGGGCGGCGGTGTGGTATATATGATTTTGGGGGCGGTGGGAGTGTTCCTCTATGCTTACCGGACTTTAGGTTTGGGACGCGTTTTAGGATTTTTAATCCCATCTGTATTAATTTCTTTGGCTAGTGAATTATTAGGAACTAGCACTGGCTTTCCTTTTGGTCACTACAGCTATCTGAGTGGTTTGGGGTATAAAATTTCTGGTTTGGTACCTTTCACAATTCCCCTTTCATGGTTTTATGTGGGATGTGTTTCTTATGTGTTGGCGCGGGCGGGTTTAGACGTAGATAAAAAACCCACTTTGTTCCGTCACGTTGGAGCAATTGTTTTGGGGGCTTTACTGCTCACTTCTTGGGATTTTGTGCTTGACCCAGCTATGAGTCAAACTTCTCTTCCCTTCTGGTATTGGCAACAACCTGGGGCTTTCTTTGGAATGCCTTACCAGAACTTTGCAGGTTGGATGGGTACTGGGTCGTTATTTATGACTGTAGCGGCTTTGTTATGGAGCAAAAACCCGATTAAATTGGACAATTACCAATTGAATGTCCCTTTATTAGTTTATTTGGGTAATTTTGGTTTTGCGACAGTGATGAGTTTGGCGGCTGGGTTTTCTATCCCGGTATTGCTAGGTGTGGCGCTAGGTGTAGCTCCTGCTGTACTACTGTGGTTTAAGGGTTCTAATGCACCTGCAACGGTGAATATTGAAGCATCTGCTAAGGAAGTTGCTGTTGCTAATGTGAAAGTTGCTTTCAAATAA
- the ndhL gene encoding NAD(P)H-quinone oxidoreductase subunit L produces the protein MVVALLYLSLAGAYLLVIPIAVFFYLSLRWYTCGSVERVFMYFLVFFFFPGLLVLSPFVNLNPRPRKIA, from the coding sequence ATGGTTGTAGCACTACTGTATCTGAGTTTGGCGGGCGCTTATTTGCTGGTAATACCCATTGCTGTATTTTTCTACTTGAGTTTAAGATGGTATACCTGTGGTTCTGTGGAACGGGTGTTTATGTACTTTTTAGTGTTCTTTTTCTTTCCGGGGTTGCTAGTTCTCTCCCCGTTTGTGAATTTGAACCCCCGTCCTCGAAAAATTGCTTAA
- a CDS encoding nucleotidyltransferase domain-containing protein gives MKRIEVEQRTIFVGLAGSHGYGLNRPESDYDYRGVFIAPKRYYLGFDSIEQKDSGWDEPGIFPFIDGNKDTVIYELRKVLHLLAGANPNVLELLWLTNYPFLTNVGQHLINHRRLFLSKKVKHTYSGYAFAQIKKMETHRKWLLNPPTKKPIPADFNIMDEVPLSKDELNAFLEYLYLLIRGKIEFLEESEQLYKLLTADIDFKGVLKQYTLADETLTYTQNLTHGRKDFIRLLQKSQSYQIALREWKAYISWQENRNPARAEMEKKSGYDLKHGMHCIRLLRSGLEILQRGEVTVDRNLAGDIDDLKAILRGNYSYEELMKMAEDLVAQMDAFYEQSSLPHRPDLEQINDLCMELVEMQGWDSQG, from the coding sequence ATGAAAAGGATAGAAGTTGAACAAAGAACTATTTTTGTGGGTTTAGCTGGTAGTCATGGTTATGGTTTAAATCGTCCTGAATCAGATTATGATTATCGTGGTGTATTTATTGCTCCTAAACGCTATTATTTAGGTTTTGATAGTATTGAGCAAAAGGATTCAGGATGGGATGAACCAGGGATATTCCCGTTTATAGATGGTAATAAAGATACAGTTATTTATGAATTAAGGAAAGTTCTACATTTATTGGCTGGTGCAAATCCCAATGTTTTAGAATTGCTGTGGTTAACGAATTATCCTTTTTTAACAAATGTTGGACAACATTTAATTAATCATCGCAGGTTGTTTTTGAGTAAAAAGGTAAAACACACTTATTCTGGTTATGCTTTTGCTCAAATCAAGAAGATGGAAACTCATCGTAAATGGTTATTAAATCCACCCACGAAAAAACCTATTCCTGCTGATTTTAATATTATGGATGAAGTTCCTTTAAGCAAAGATGAGTTAAATGCTTTTTTGGAGTATCTTTATCTTTTAATTAGGGGGAAAATTGAATTTTTGGAAGAATCTGAACAGTTATATAAATTGCTGACTGCGGATATTGATTTTAAAGGTGTTTTAAAACAATACACTTTAGCTGATGAAACTTTAACATATACTCAAAATTTAACTCATGGACGTAAGGATTTTATTCGCCTTTTACAAAAAAGTCAAAGTTATCAAATTGCGTTGCGAGAATGGAAGGCTTATATATCTTGGCAGGAAAATAGAAACCCTGCAAGAGCCGAAATGGAAAAAAAATCAGGTTATGATTTAAAACATGGAATGCACTGTATTAGATTACTACGCAGTGGATTGGAAATTTTGCAGCGGGGAGAAGTAACTGTAGATAGAAATTTAGCTGGTGATATTGATGATTTAAAGGCTATTCTGCGGGGTAATTATAGTTATGAAGAGTTGATGAAAATGGCGGAAGATTTGGTTGCTCAAATGGATGCTTTTTATGAGCAATCTAGTTTACCACATCGTCCTGATTTGGAGCAAATTAATGATTTGTGTATGGAGTTGGTGGAAATGCAAGGTTGGGACTCTCAGGGCTAA
- the rpmA gene encoding 50S ribosomal protein L27: protein MAHKKGTGSTRNGRDSNAQRLGVKRYGGQTVRAGNILVRQRGTKVHPGNNVGIGSDDTLFALVDGVVTFERRGKSQKKVSVYPVAVELVEAVAS, encoded by the coding sequence ATGGCTCATAAGAAGGGAACGGGTAGTACGCGAAACGGTCGTGACTCTAATGCTCAACGACTAGGTGTAAAGCGTTACGGTGGACAAACTGTACGCGCAGGTAATATTCTCGTCCGTCAACGTGGTACTAAGGTTCACCCTGGTAATAATGTTGGTATCGGTAGTGATGATACTTTGTTCGCTTTAGTTGATGGTGTAGTTACCTTTGAAAGAAGAGGTAAAAGCCAGAAGAAAGTCAGCGTTTATCCAGTAGCGGTAGAACTTGTAGAAGCTGTAGCCAGCTAG